CAATTATGTCTGATGGGTGGACTGATAGGAAGCATAGAACATTGATCAACTTTTTGGTTAATTCACCCAAAGGAACAATGTTCTTGGAATCTGTGGATGCATCCGCCCATGTCAAGACTGGAACCCTGTTATTTGAGTTGCTTGATAGATTTGTAGAGCGTGTGGGAGAGAAAAATGTCGTGCAAGTGATTACAGACAATGGCAGCAATTATGTTTTAGCTGGTAAGTGAAGTATTGAAATTTTATTTCCTTCGATATTATATTACATATAAGTTATAACATAATTTGattcttttttgttttgtaGGTAAACTTCTACAAGCAAAAAGACCGAATTTGTTTTGGACTCCATGTGTTGctcattgcattgatttgatgtTAGAGGATATTGGCAAAATTGAGGTGGTTCGGAAGACTATTTCTAGAGCAATTACTCTTGTTGGTTACATTTACAATCATGGAGGTGTTTTGCACATGATGAGAGAATTTACTGGAAACAAAGAGCTGGCAAGACATGGAGTCACCTGTTTTGCTACTACATTTCTCACTTTGCAAAGCCTCCACAAACGACAAAAGGCTTTGAAGAGAATGTTCATATCAACACAGTGGATAGAAAGTAAATGGTCAAATGATATAAAGGGTAAGAAGGCAAATGATACTGTTTTCAAGCCTTCATTTTGGAATAATGTGACATACACCCTTAAAGTGATGTGTCCTCTAGTGATGGTTCTTCGCATTGCCGACAATGAAACAAGGCCAGCGATGGGTTATATCTATGAAGCTATGGACAGAGCAAAAGAAACAATTCTCAAGTCCTTTGATAACGACAGAGAGAAATGTAAAAAAGTGTTAGAATTTATAGATGCTAGATGGGATAATCAGCTTCATCATCCTTTGCACGCGGCACGATACTACTTAAACCCATATTTTTACTATCACAATCCGAAAGTTGAGACGGATGCAGAAGTCACAAATGGGTTGTTTGCATGCATACAAAGATTGATTCCAATCCATGGCGTGAGGGATAAGATTATTATGGAGGAGTTG
The Primulina eburnea isolate SZY01 chromosome 5, ASM2296580v1, whole genome shotgun sequence genome window above contains:
- the LOC140833059 gene encoding uncharacterized protein; the protein is MASHPQSENTQPDGDNKKDPGWKHCYLKNPNDTNSVTCRFCGFTSNGGIFRAKQHIAGNSKNVRKCKECPQSVRDELLNYMNEKKKQTLRACGGMKQDFCFLDIDEDEDDEEDVQPSKKRSLTSIHETGTGSGSGSGSGSVKGPMDLFITKKKTKGGKLRQTNINDACDKELRDRTVQKIARFMYQAAISFNAAHLDSFKEMIEAIGQYGPNLKPPSYHELRVPLLQKEIAYTNELLKENRDECEKYGCSIMSDGWTDRKHRTLINFLVNSPKGTMFLESVDASAHVKTGTLLFELLDRFVERVGEKNVVQVITDNGSNYVLAGKLLQAKRPNLFWTPCVAHCIDLMLEDIGKIEVVRKTISRAITLVGYIYNHGGVLHMMREFTGNKELARHGVTCFATTFLTLQSLHKRQKALKRMFISTQWIESKWSNDIKGKKANDTVFKPSFWNNVTYTLKVMCPLVMVLRIADNETRPAMGYIYEAMDRAKETILKSFDNDREKCKKVLEFIDARWDNQLHHPLHAARYYLNPYFYYHNPKVETDAEVTNGLFACIQRLIPIHGVRDKIIMEELPVYKNSESLFGNEFAIRARNNKDQPMAPDMCFFCKKLNS